The Deltaproteobacteria bacterium genomic sequence GGTGCGGAACGGAAAATCCGCCGCAATTTAAGTTTTGCGGCGAGTGCGGCGCTTCGCTAGTTGCCAGTGCTCAGTTGTCACAGGCATTCTCACGAGCCTTTGCTCTCAGTCAACACCTCGAAGAGACTCCTCAGATCTTTCCTGTGTTGTTCGGCTTGGCGATGTATTACGGGAATAGAGGAGAATATCGGACTGGCATGGAGTTAGCAGAGCGCTGTCTCCGTCTGGCCAATCTTGCCCAAGACTCTGGGTTACGCCTCGTCGCGGAATCTGGCCTTGTCGCCTTTCTCGCTCAGATGGGAGAACTGGTCCGGGCACGAGAGTCTTGTGAACAGAGGCTCATGCAATACGATCCTATACAGCATGGATTTCTGGGCCTCCGCTTTGGTTTAGACCCCGGCATGGTGTTTGGAGGTTATAGCTCATTAACCGCGTGGTATCTGGGCTATCCTGACCATGCTCTCACGCGGGCACGGGAGACCTGGACGTTGGCTCAGGGCTTTGCTCATCCACCGAGCCGAGCGCTGGGTGCCGTGATGCTTCCTTGGGTACATTTCCTGCGGCGAGAGCCTGCCTTTACGCAGGAGCGGATAGAGTCGGTCATTACGTTTTCAACCACGACAGAACAAGTCATGGTGCTTGCGCTCGGGACCATGTTTCAAGGCGCTGCACTGGTAGAGCAGGGACACACAGAAGATAGGCTGGCGCTGTTACAACAAGGATGGAGCGCCTTGCAAGCCATAGGCACGCGAATCTTTAGCTCGGTTTTCCTGCTCATGCTGGCGCACGCTTATGAATTGCTGGGCCAAACAGAAAAGGGACTTGCCATTATTACCGAAGTGGAAGCGTTCATATCTGAGACCGGGGAGCGTTGGTATGAAGCAGAGCTGTATCGACTCAAGGGAACGCTTACGCTTCAGTCGAGAGTGAAAAGCCAAAAGTTGAAAGAGGAAGACGCCGAAGCTTGCTTTCTCAAAGCGATTGCGGTGGCACAGGAGCAGCACGCCAAATCGTGGGAACTCCGTGCATCAACCAGCCTCGCCCGTTTGTGGCAACAGCAAGGGAAGAAAACTGAAGCTCGGCAGATGCTGGCGGAGATTTACAACTGGTTCACCGAAGGGTTTGAGACGAAAGACTTGCAAGAGGTGCAGGTGCTATTAAAGGAACTGGGGTAGTGTTGGTTCTACGGCTGCGACGGCAAGAGTTCTAAAGGAACTTCTACGGTCTGCTGGTCTCTCTTAGAAAAATTGAAAATAGCGAACCCTATGACTGTTCCTTGTTCATCGACCCTCTCGAAAATGTCGTCTCCCACATCACGCATGTACCCTTTGGCCGTGCGAAAAGTAACCTCCAGAAAATCCCCCTCCTTGTCGTACCAAACCCTCATCTTTCCCATATCCGCTCTCCTTTTTTGATCGTATCGGTAAAGAAAGCCGTTAAAACAAAGGCATCCGTTTGCGTCACTTTTACCGCGACCAAAAGCTCTTTCTCTGTGACAGGGGTTGTCAGGTAATGCTTATGGTAGAGATGAACATCTGCGTCGCGTTGGCTGCGGACAATCACGTCCGGTTCTCGCACGGCTTCCTCCACTTTGTCGAGTTGTCCCATCATCTCATCATGTTCCAGGATGTGGGCAATCCGCTCGTCGGTCAGTCGTACAGCTCTCCCAAAACGATTTTGTAATACTGTAGCCATCTCGATGATTTTCTGAGGCTAGCATTGACGGGTTGCTCTTCCAAGCCGCTGCAAGGTTGGCCGAGGTCTACCGCTGGACCGCCGAAAGATTTGACACGAAGGATTTGCAAGAGGCAAAGGCGTTGACGGCGGCGGTGACCTACTGCGCTCCCAAGAACTCGTCCAGAGCCAGCGCGCAGCCACGTGGCTCGGCGCCGAGGACGCGCCCAGTGATCTCAAACCCATCGCCGACCGTATGACCTAAGTCTTCGGTCTGGACCGCCATGACCGAGCCCGCGTTCGCGAGGTCGAAGTGCCGCAAGATGCCGGTCTGACCGGGCGGTACCTCTTGGAGTGTTTCCGGATCGACCACGAGGGTACGTGTCCAGGCCGGGCCGATTTTGTAACGGGGCTCGTTGCTGCGACGGAAGCGGTTGTACAGCGCGTTGTCGTAGAACTGCGAGGCCATTTCGGTCATGCCGTATTCGTTGACACAATAGTATCCGGCGACTTTGAGGTATCTCCAGCACGACTGTAAGAAGCCGTTACGAGAAAGCGCCCGACCTTGGCCTTTATTGCCGCCGGTGTCCATAATGCGACTGCCACCCGGCAAGGTGAACCGGTGGCCTTGGGCTTCGCAGCGGTCGAAGAAGGCAACGAGCGCGGAGGTGATGGCAAGGATGCACACCGGCGTCCCTGCGCGCTGCGCCTGCGCGACCGCCTCGGCAAAGGCAGCGAGCTGAATTCCGCTTGGGTCGATGAAATAGGCGCTGCCTGCTTGCGCGGACGCCGCCATGACCCATTCCGTCATCTGCGTGAGAGACGAATCTGGCCGCAGCTCCGGCGAGGGAATCAGCGCCAGCACGGGAAGCTGGCGGCGATCCGGCAGCAGACAGTCGGTGAAGTGAGCGAGTGCCGATGCCTGGTACAGCCGTAAATCTGGGACGAGATGCCGCCCGCGTTTCTCCAGTCCCCGTGAGGTGCCGCTGGTGCGAAAAATCTTCTCTGGTGGCCCGCATGTCAGATCCAACTCTTTGAAGGCCACCGTCGGCACGGCAGGGATATCTTGCCAACGGACGACCGTGGCCGGGGTCTGACCGCGAGCAAGGCAGAAGCGTTGATAGGGTAAATTGCGTGCGAACTGGTAGGCGAACACCTGCAGCGCCAGGGTGGGAAAATCCTTGCCAATTGGATCGTGAATGAAATCGAGAACCTGTGCGGTGATTTCCGGCGTGCTTTTCTTCATAGTTACGAAAAGGAGCTATATGGCTATATGATTGTGTCATTCTGAGCAAAGCGAAGAATCTTGCAACAGCCCAAGGGTACCGTGAGATGCTTCACTTCGTTCAGCATGACAACGCCCGACGTTCGTGCAGTCTTCGCCTGGGGTTGGCCGTATGGGGCAAATGGGCTACTGTACCTGCGCTTGATTATGCACCACCCTTGGAGGCTGATTCATGGCGGACATGCAGGAAATGTACGATCGCGCATACGATTTTCTCTGCGATGGCAACACCGAGGAAGCGATCGCCGCTTACCAGGCGATTCTCGCCGTCGATCCTCATTACGTTGAAGCCGTGCACGATCTAGCGCACGCCTACGCCGATGCCGGGAATCTTGAAAACGCCATTGTCATGGCGAACCGCCTGACCGAATTGACCCCCGAAGACCCTATGAGCTTTACCGTGTTGTCGCGGTTCTATCAACAGAACAACATGGTGCCTGAAGCCGAGACAGCAGCCGCCAAAGCACGGATGCTGGACTGGAAACGTCAGTTGCTGGAGAAAAAGCAGGCGAAAGCGTGAGCAGTAGAAAGTGATGAGTAACGAGTGATGAGTACGCACTCATTGGCGTAGTCCGAGATGCGCGAGATAATCCTTGAGGGCATCGCGGGTACTGGCGAACGCGAGGTCATCCCACGGAATCTCGTCCAACCCGAAGGTTCGTACTTCCAAGGTTTCATCCATGGCTTGGAGTTCACCGCTGACAATGTCTGCGAGATAGACCACGACGACGACCGGATACCCAGGATACGAGTAGACGTTGAGCAGTCGCTGGACCGCGACCTTGAGGTTGACCTCTTCCCACGTTTCACGAATGGCGGCGGCTTCCACCTGTTCGCCACGGTCGATAAACCCGCCGGGGAACACCCACTTGCCATAACTCGGTTCGATGCCTCTTTTCAGTAAAACCACTTTGCCGTCGATGACCGAAATGGTGCAGGCGGCAACTTTTGGGTCGTCATAGAAGATGAAGGTGCAGGCTGTGCAAACCCGCCGCTGCGGCTCATGGGCTTTGAACTGCTGCAACTGCAAGGCACCGCCGCACTTGGGGCAGAAGCGGAAATGCGGCGCTGGGTGGTGCTCGTGGCCGGCTTGTTCGTGATGAAAACCCTGATGGTGGTGATGTTCGTGGGCCATGCTGCGCCATCCTTTCTTGGGAATAGCACTTCTTAGCATG encodes the following:
- a CDS encoding zinc ribbon domain-containing protein gives rise to the protein MRCPNCSFDNPEPMKFCGECGVALKARCARCGTENPPQFKFCGECGASLVASAQLSQAFSRAFALSQHLEETPQIFPVLFGLAMYYGNRGEYRTGMELAERCLRLANLAQDSGLRLVAESGLVAFLAQMGELVRARESCEQRLMQYDPIQHGFLGLRFGLDPGMVFGGYSSLTAWYLGYPDHALTRARETWTLAQGFAHPPSRALGAVMLPWVHFLRREPAFTQERIESVITFSTTTEQVMVLALGTMFQGAALVEQGHTEDRLALLQQGWSALQAIGTRIFSSVFLLMLAHAYELLGQTEKGLAIITEVEAFISETGERWYEAELYRLKGTLTLQSRVKSQKLKEEDAEACFLKAIAVAQEQHAKSWELRASTSLARLWQQQGKKTEARQMLAEIYNWFTEGFETKDLQEVQVLLKELG
- a CDS encoding long-chain fatty acid--CoA ligase, yielding MKKSTPEITAQVLDFIHDPIGKDFPTLALQVFAYQFARNLPYQRFCLARGQTPATVVRWQDIPAVPTVAFKELDLTCGPPEKIFRTSGTSRGLEKRGRHLVPDLRLYQASALAHFTDCLLPDRRQLPVLALIPSPELRPDSSLTQMTEWVMAASAQAGSAYFIDPSGIQLAAFAEAVAQAQRAGTPVCILAITSALVAFFDRCEAQGHRFTLPGGSRIMDTGGNKGQGRALSRNGFLQSCWRYLKVAGYYCVNEYGMTEMASQFYDNALYNRFRRSNEPRYKIGPAWTRTLVVDPETLQEVPPGQTGILRHFDLANAGSVMAVQTEDLGHTVGDGFEITGRVLGAEPRGCALALDEFLGAQ
- a CDS encoding tetratricopeptide repeat protein, yielding MADMQEMYDRAYDFLCDGNTEEAIAAYQAILAVDPHYVEAVHDLAHAYADAGNLENAIVMANRLTELTPEDPMSFTVLSRFYQQNNMVPEAETAAAKARMLDWKRQLLEKKQAKA
- a CDS encoding DUF2283 domain-containing protein; this encodes MGKMRVWYDKEGDFLEVTFRTAKGYMRDVGDDIFERVDEQGTVIGFAIFNFSKRDQQTVEVPLELLPSQP
- a CDS encoding NUDIX hydrolase; protein product: MAHEHHHHQGFHHEQAGHEHHPAPHFRFCPKCGGALQLQQFKAHEPQRRVCTACTFIFYDDPKVAACTISVIDGKVVLLKRGIEPSYGKWVFPGGFIDRGEQVEAAAIRETWEEVNLKVAVQRLLNVYSYPGYPVVVVVYLADIVSGELQAMDETLEVRTFGLDEIPWDDLAFASTRDALKDYLAHLGLRQ